One window from the genome of Chionomys nivalis chromosome 14, mChiNiv1.1, whole genome shotgun sequence encodes:
- the LOC130886926 gene encoding enhancer of rudimentary homolog: MSHTILLVQPTKRPEGRTYADYESVNECMEGVCKMYEEHLKRMNPNSPSITYDISQLFDFIDDLADLSCLVYRADTQTYQPYNKDWIKEKIYVLLRQQAQQAGK; encoded by the coding sequence ATGTCTCACACCATATTGCTGGTACAGCCTACCAAGAGGCCAGAAGGCAGGACTTATGCAGACTATGAGTCTGTGAATGAGTGCATGGAAGGTGTTTGTAAGATGTATGAAGAACATCTGAAAAGAATGAATCCCAACAGCCCCTCCATCACATATGATATCAGTCAgttgtttgattttattgatgATCTGGCAGATCTCAGCTGTCTTGTTTACCGAGCTGATACACAGACGTACCAGCCTTATAACAAAGACTGGATCAAAGAGAAGATCTACGTGCTCCTTCGTCAACAGGCCCAACAAGCTGGGAAGTAG